In Plasmodium vivax chromosome 14, whole genome shotgun sequence, the genomic window TGCGGTTTGGCGAGATTCGATGCAATTTGATGTAATTTGACCTGATTGACTTGATCAACCTGAATGACATGAATGActtgatttttcctttttccccatttgctaATCTGCATTCAAGCGTTCCGCCCCCAATCGCACGAAAACGTTCGAACTTTGTCTTTAAGGCAACTGTTGATTAAGCATTCGAGCAAAATGAGGACACCCTTATACCCTTATGAGGGGGTTCGTTTGAAAGGCAACTGGTGATTGCGAAAAGCGGCGGAGTGCACTTACCAgcaaagagaaaataaaaacttgcACGTGGTAAGTAGCTCCTTTTCGGCGGCGTAAAAAGGCAAACCCAAAGTGCACACCCATCCGCACGCGCACCCGTGCACAGATTCACCTGCAGtggtttacaaaaaattcgTTGAGGTGCCTTATTCGACATCGACATGCACCGGGAAAGTGCACGGCCCACATGCCACTTCCCGATGAGTGGCGTAATCGTGTACAGGGTGCTCGGATGGGCGGGCGTTTCTTTTCAGTGCCCGAACATGACATGTGCATAAGTATCAGGTCggtttatatatgtacatatatgtatacgttttttcctttttcttttgaaCCACATGGGGATTAAGCGCGATTCGACGATTCGACGATTCGACGATTCGACGATTCGAATCGATCTCTCCAAATGGGCAGTTGGGCCTATCGGATGCTGCACAGATGCATTTCGACTCGAAGGTCGGTTTGTTTAAGCTTAGGCCTACATGATGGTGCCTTTTTCCTGTGCGCCCTTCGGcagagcggcaaagcggcaaagcggcaaaagagTGGCCTTCCCTAAGGCGTTAAatctttgtaaaattttaagcGTCCCTCTACTTCTTTTCTGCCTCACGTAAGTGGCTAAACCGTTAGGCGGTTAAGCCGTTGCGCGGCACATCGCTCGATGGCAACACGCATAACGTCGCATccgtacaattttttttttctcacaacGGCAGCAGGGCagcattttattatatgcgCTTAATTGGGAACAGATGAGAAAAACGGCTACTCATAAAtagtgacttttttttttttttttttttcccttttcatatCACTTTTTCGAAGTTAAAAACTTGCCGGGTTGCAGGATTATTCCATTTGCACGAAAACAACTGCTGTTGTATAGTTATGCAGTGCAGCCCATttaacgtgaaaaaaaaaaatgtttcttttAAAGGTATTTTTCTTGCGATTATTTGTTCGTATGGTGAGTTGACTCATTTGctattacataatatacaTGCCCAACCCCTTCGGatgcataaaatatatttaccccttttttaatgatCATACCTATTGTTGCGGTAATTTCTCAAGCGGGTTGGAAGATTTAATCGATGTGGTCAAGTAAAAagcgaaagagaaaaaaaaaaaaaaaagactaaCCACGCGTTattaatgcatataaataatttttacataacaAATACCCATATGCGCGAAAGGTATGGCCTAGCTGGTGTTTATGAGGCGAGAAAGAAGGGCGAAAAAGCGCAAGTGCAATATTACGTGCGTATTATATGCGCGCGTATCGAGCGGACATTCGCTAAGTTCAAATTAAACATATGGCGCTTTTGCGGTACATAACTGTTGTACTGTACTGCGCTGCGctgtatacatatacgtttACGTATACGAATTTTTTggaggcattttttttttctttttatgaaTACTTTCGGATAGCGTTCGGGCGCGCGGCGCGCGAGCAGTATGATTTTCATTCGCGCCAAAAATAACCTTTCTTCCGTTTGTACTTTTTGTAAGCGAAATTTCTCTTTTGGCGAAGTAGCATATATATTGTACGTAACGTACGAGTTATGCTATGCGCGTATCTGCgcgtatatacatgtacactATGCGCATATTCAGTCACATGTACAGTGTACCACATGTATATTGCAATCAATCAATCGCTTTCATccgaaaaaatatatttaatccATACTCTTTACaacataaatttatttcatgttcattttttgaataaaaaaaaaacgtgccaaaaaaattgccataAACGTTTTATAAATGGCGAGAATGAACgatatgttcatttttctttttatatttttgcttaaaatataaaaactgaAAAACTGCCCTTAACCGTGGTACATGCAAAGCGAAGCCACATATTTGtagaagtttttttaaaaacttggCTGAGCACAAGTGGGCGTACAAAAGTACAGGTTATATACAGGGTATgttgtacgtatgtacatacgcgCACGATGTTATATAGCGTACGTGACATATCTTCGGAATGTACACTTGAGCGTACGATTTCGcgaatatacaaatatacataCGAATAAACACCCTTGTACTGACGCGCTCGCACTTGCGTGTAACGTACGTTCTGCATGTATAAACGGGTGTTATATGCTCGCCAAAAGCTCCTTTTGGAAGCCATGCCCACCACaaatacatgtacatttgcGTGAACACATAACCTGCGTATAAAATGAGTTAAGCTTTTTATGCGTGCccctcttcccctcccccctcttttttttttttttttacacgctGTTTTTACTTGGCGcttaaacaattttatacatttcgctttacgtacatgtatacaatacatttacgttttttttttttttggtacatGTAATGTAGAGCTCTCACTTattcgtatatttttttctttttcccattttttacaatttatgTACCTTTTACTGCTTTAAAACGCtgtgtatttttcccctctcctttttataaaaattaaaagttttttttttttttttttctcacctttAACGTAAATCTACATAACTGTCGCGTGAAAGTCCATTTCAGCTACCTCCGTCGCTCACctggaaaagggaaagaaaaaaaaaaaaaaggaaaaaacgaaaggagGACTTGAAATGGGCGTGATTTtatgtttccccctttgtttgAGAAGACCGCATACCGTTACAGTTTAACGTATTGAGGTTTTACATATGCGAGTATATACGTGTACGTGTACACTTGTGTACGCCTTTACGCTTACACAGgatcatatttttacacgtgtatataaaaatatgttcaaGCACACATACTTAGTTAACCTGCCCGGCCgcatgcccctttttttaagcgaattttaagaatataattaatttcacgtttttcccaaaagaacgcgaaaaaaatttgcgtCCGTTTGAGGGGGTAAACACACTCTGTGTTATGCATAATCACATTTGCATTCGTGCGTATGTACATCTCGATTTACACATGTATGTGATTTAGTAGGCAGGCATAACGCGGAAGAAGCTGGCACTttacacacattttttaattaattttttttttttaattcatccCATGTTTACATGTTTATTACATGTTTACATGTTAAGAGTCTCCCGCATCCATATCACTTTTTCGTACGCACGACGAATTAGGGGAAATTAAGGTAGTCCCTATGggcatacatataaaatgataCGATTAACGACAAATATGTGTGCCTATGCATAATGGTATTTGTCTGCGTGCGGACTACTGTGTGTATGTGCTCGAGCGCGCGAGTGTGACGTATTGCGCGTATGTACAAAAATTGCCATTCGTATGTGTACCatacgtgtatatataacGTTACGCGCTTTCAGTTGCGGAGAATCCACCCCATTCGTATATAGCTTTAAAGAACAGCCTCGTTTTGCTGCGCGCCCTCTGTTTTTAAGCCTTTATTACttgagggagaaaaaaggaaaaatgattttttttttttttttttcccgccccATTTGCATTCCGTACAAAGCGCAGGATAAATAGCATAGTAAAGCAAAGCAAATTCGTGCTTACCCATTTTATGTGATTCCTTTTTCGTCCGCCTCGCTTTAACTACTATgatcttttaaaaagcatatgcattgtgtatgcatgtatatgccgcgtgtatgtgtgtgcatatgtatataggTGCACACTTCTGTGTATTCTGTGTGTTCTCTGCGTTTTGTGTGTTctgtgtatatgtgtatatgtgtacgCGCCGCCCGCACGCGTACCACCTACATATAAAACGCATCACTCCGCGTAATCCCCCCGTCGTCACCTAACACGTAAGGGAGAAAATGTCGTCGGCCACACAGTTAGGGATCTCGGAGAGGGAGTATGAAGAAGCCCTCGCGGTGGAAAAGCTCTTTTTCCTGTCATCCAAGGAAAGATGCACGTACTGTAGTAGCGGAAAACCGACCTTCGTTGATACGTACAATTACGAATTTATATGTGACAAATGCTCATTCAGAagtaaacacaaaaaaagaataggGGAAGACTCCATCAGTTACTATGATGTGCAGAAATTGGAAAAGAAATTTGGAGTAGCCTCTTCCTCAAATTATAATAGCAGCAGTAAGCATCGCCGAAAATCTAGTAGCGGCCATCATCACCACCATCACCATCATCACAATAATGAGAAGAAGTCCAAGTCAAAGAGTAGACACACTTCTGGGAAGAAGCACATCGAAGTGGTGTCAGACGATAACAGCTCTTCGTACGATTATGACgataaaatgagaaaagaaaagaaaaaaaaaaaagataaagaaaaggacAGAAGCGGGGGAGATAGAGACCGAGATAGGGACCGAGACCGTGACCGAGACCGTGACCGAGACAGAAGAAAAGACAAACATAACAAAGATAGgtataagaagaaaaagaaatatgatGACTCGGATGAAGATTTTGATGATGACTTTTGTCTTAACGATTATGATCATACCACCCCTGGCATGATAGGCATTATGAATTCCAATAATATTAACAACTCAGATTATAAAAGCAACAACATGGACAACAGCTTCCAGGACTTTGATGGGAGCCACATGAGTTACAATCAGTTAGGGGAGGGCAATTTTAACGACTTCGGCCCGCCGAACGGAATGAACCAAGGGGGTATGAATCAAGGCGGCATGAACCAAGGCGGCATGAACCAAAGCGGCATGAACCAAAGCGGCATGAACCAAAGCGGCATGAACCAAGGCGGCATGAACCAAGGCGGCATGAACCAAGGCGGCATGAACCAAGGCGGCATGAACCAAGGCGGCATGAACCAAAGCGGCATGAATCAGGGAGGAATGAACCATGCGAACCACCCCTTCGACTCGCCCCACTTTGCGAAGGACAACTACAACTCGAAGTACATGAATAATTCGCCGAACGCCGAAATGGTGAATGCCGCGAACAACCAGCTATGCCTGGACGACTTTAACTCCCACCCGTTTAATAACAAAATGGGTTACTctaacaattttaatatgaagCTGAGCGAGGAGGGGGAGCTAGCCAAGATGAAGTATGGCAACGGTGGGCAGCCGAACGGTGTGCAGGCGAATGGCGGCCTTTCGAATAGCCACCCCGGCAACAGCCGCGCAGGCAACAAAAGCGGCAACAGTAACAAGATTAACATGCACTCGTACGACCCCTTCGACAGTAACATCAGTTCCGGTGCTGACAAAAACAGATACAACAACGGGGCGGTGGATAACTTGAACTATTTTAACGGCTCAAACTTCCCGAACAACCAGCAGGGCAATATGAACAACAGACTCTTCCTCATGAATAAGAGAAATTCTTTAAACCACAACTACAACCAACAGAATAGCAACGCAAATTCCATGTacagccattttgcaaacaCACAGAATCCATACATGATGAATAACCAAAATATGATTAATGCTAAGATGCTATACGATAGCAATATGAATAGTTCCAAGAATAAAAACTTTCACTGTAGTAACCCCAACTCGCCATTCATGCTAAACGGTGGTATCAGCGGTGGCACAGTTAGCAGCGCTAATAATGGCAACGCAGATAATGGTAGCGGCGCCCTGGGTTCTCACAACAGCAACATGAACAATGCAATGGCATACTGCAACCAGGGCAATTTAAATGATAGGACAAAGTGGCACGATAATGGCAGCAGCAGTAACGCCATTAACAGCGCTAGCGGTGGTAACCCTAGCAGCAATAATAATGGCGGTGCGCACAGCGCAGATTTTTCCCCCGTCATTGTGTCCGATAAGAATCCATTTTCTCTTCAGAATATTATTTCCAACAAGAAGAAGTCCCCCAATTATATGAACACCATGACGGACGAGATGAATAGGTACATGTATAAGTAGCGAAGGGGTTACTGGAGGTGAAGActggatttattttttttttttttgcgcggcCACTTTGGTAGTAACTTGGCGGTTTCCGAAACCGTTCCGCCTGCTGCCCGCCGGGTGTGCCTCCCccagcagcagtagcagcgGTAGCAGCggaagcagcagcaacggCAGCAACGGCAGCAGCACCACCTTTGAGTTGCACCCACAGATGATTCAAAGTCACCGCTGATGCAGTAAGTGGTCGTACACCGTGTGGAACTCTAAAGTATGTTTATAACTTCGCTCTCTTTGGCCACCCTACCTTTATACGTCTTCGCGCTACGTGGACCATTTCTGcgcctcaatttttttttttgtatactATGCATGCCCTGCCTGCCGCTTCATTTCTACGCGTTCAGCGCAATCTGCACCAtctccacttcttccccccctgctggtTTCTTTAAACACTTCTGATCCAAGAACACATATACAACCGCTTGTATGTGTGCCCATGTGCATGTATGAATCCCTTCACGTTTGGCTTTTCAACTTTGTTTTAttgttgtttttaaaatttttttattagtgaaatttttttgggttttttttttttttttttgtatttatgtatgaaaaaatgtgtgGAAATATGCAGTGTGGTCAAGTTTTGAAGTATATTGCAAGGTGTaggtacgtacgtacgtgcaaTACATGCGCATCGACATGCGTGTGTAATAATATGCCGTTGATATACTCTCACGCGTGTATAtttattcccccttttttttcatgaaaaCCGAATTAACCGTCTCATTTTacaatttgtaaattttactTGTTTAtatttgccccccttttaaacGATGAATGATGGGACGTTGTTTTGATATGCGGCGGAGTTAAAATGGGCGGGCGTGTGTGAACATATATGTAAGCCTGCCTACACAGGAACTTTGCCCAGGCAAAATGGCCACTGCTTAATTGTAGCGTACGCCTGAAAGCCCCTGCGATGGGAGAGAGTCCCCATAGTAACAAGTCTTCACATCATATGGTGAGAAAAAGTCAGgctttgcaaaatgaaggaagcAGAAAGGATTAACTCACCCCTGGGGCACGCGCAACCCAtaagacatttttttaaaaagggaaaaacttTGAGGGGAATTCTGCCAACGGGTATATTTAAGTCCCCTACTAAGAAGCAGCCAACGTACGCACACAAAACGGTGAAGCGGTAAGTCTCTTTGTGGCAAAATGAGCCACGACATTGGGGCAATTCGCTAGAAGACGGTAaggaaatgcaaaagtgACCCATCCATGAATTTCCTTTACAAAGTTATAACTCTACAAAGTGGTGTGAGTAGGCCAGAGGGGGGCATATCAAGGGGCTTCTCAGAGCCCGATTTCAttccctttaaaaaaaaaagggtaacaAAATGCACTGATTTGTATAGCAAAGGAAGAGGCAGGAGGGGATTTTCCAACATGACTATAACGAGGTGTAGGAATGGTTTGATTTGCTATGAGACAGGGGGAGCTGAATATGAGtcaagtaataaaaaaaagaaggttAACCCCTGTTGAACCAAATGACCCATAAACATTTTGTGCAGATTTATTGGGAGAACGAAcctttaattatatttatacttaACGTTACCCCCCTTACTGCTATCGCCAAACACGCATGGAACTGAACCGTTACGCTGCACTCAAGGGGgagataaacaaaattgacctCCTCGCGGAAATGCCTGCGTGGGCGAAGCTTTGCAGCTTGTCACTTCGCTTCTTTTACTAACCCACCTATTCGCTCAACAGTTGTGTTATCCATGCTGCCATGCCAGATTGAACTTGCGTTTTTTGCATAAGCCATTTAGGCTTCCGAGAAATGCCCCCCCGGTGCGTACCACTTCTTCGTGCACATGGGTTGGCAGTGGTATATCATGTGGCTCCCGTGTCATATATAGCCTTTACATTTGTGCCACTCTCTGAATTTCACTTGGTAGGGGATGACCGCCGCGATTTTTTTGACCGACCCAAAGCAGTCACTTTGGTTATCCTTATCGCTGTCACTGTAGCTGTCGTGGTCGCCCCGGTTCgtttggttcatttttttttgtacaccgTTGCGTGTTCTCTGCTGAACCTCCTCTCGTTCACTTCGTCACGTAAAGTTCACTATAATGCAAAAGTAAATAGGGGTCCTCTTAGctgaatatattttgaaaaaaaaaaaaaaaaaaattccttcgCTCAATAATTCACTTTATTGTTACCTACTTTGCGaagttcaattttttccacttcggAAAGGCTGAATGATTAGTTgcgctttaaaaaatggtgaagcaaTTTTGCACGAAAATTAACAGAAAAACGTGATTCGCAGTTATTAGGAGGTATGTACTAGCCCCCCGaattattttgcaaacattttttttaaaaaattcgtgACACTGTTTTATTCCcctttggctttttttttttttttttcctttattctttttatcaTTCCTGCGtgtgttatttttatgtgttaatAGTCACGTTAAAAGAGAGAATCTTTTTGCGCTCCTTTAAttgactttttttcctttacaatttcgcaattttttttttggagggcGACGATTTGGTAGCTCTTCCCCGTTTGATGATATAGCATATTGCTAGGTGAGCTGTGCGGGACGGTTCGCAACGGTTTTTACTTTCCTGCGTCCGCGTGGGTgcccataatttttttaaatgttcatATGCACGTATACCTATGCGCCGACTTACACTTTTGCCTATATGCGTACGCCGCGCAGGGAATCCCGGATAGGGAAAGACACTTTGGGAATGGGCCCCCTGCTAAGTTGACTCTACCAAGGGGACTCTACCAAGGGGACTCTACCAAGGGGACTCTACCAAGGGGACTCTGCCAAGTGTACTCATCCAACTTGAACCGCGCATTGTGAACCGCGTAGCCGAACGACCGGAGGCCAAAATGACGAGAGGCAACCAGCGCGAAGTGGACAGAATCAGGTCATCCAAACGAAATGACaaggcaaaacaaaacagcaCCGTTAAAGATGCCTCGAAGAACTTGAACGTGATTTGTAAGTTATGTAGACACTCCTTTATGTGTACAGTTAACCCGTCCATCCTGAAGGAACACCATGAGAAGAAGCACGCGAAGCATGCGTACGAAGATTGCTTCtgatt contains:
- a CDS encoding hypothetical protein, conserved (encoded by transcript PVX_123125A); its protein translation is MSSATQLGISEREYEEALAVEKLFFLSSKERCTYCSSGKPTFVDTYNYEFICDKCSFRSKHKKRIGEDSISYYDVQKLEKKFGVASSSNYNSSSKHRRKSSSGHHHHHHHHHNNEKKSKSKSRHTSGKKHIEVVSDDNSSSYDYDDKMRKEKKKKKDKEKDRSGGDRDRDRDRDRDRDRDRDRRKDKHNKDRYKKKKKYDDSDEDFDDDFCLNDYDHTTPGMIGIMNSNNINNSDYKSNNMDNSFQDFDGSHMSYNQLGEGNFNDFGPPNGMNQGGMNQGGMNQGGMNQSGMNQSGMNQSGMNQGGMNQGGMNQGGMNQGGMNQGGMNQSGMNQGGMNHANHPFDSPHFAKDNYNSKYMNNSPNAEMVNAANNQLCLDDFNSHPFNNKMGYSNNFNMKLSEEGELAKMKYGNGGQPNGVQANGGLSNSHPGNSRAGNKSGNSNKINMHSYDPFDSNISSGADKNRYNNGAVDNLNYFNGSNFPNNQQGNMNNRLFLMNKRNSLNHNYNQQNSNANSMYSHFANTQNPYMMNNQNMINAKMLYDSNMNSSKNKNFHCSNPNSPFMLNGGISGGTVSSANNGNADNGSGALGSHNSNMNNAMAYCNQGNLNDRTKWHDNGSSSNAINSASGGNPSSNNNGGAHSADFSPVIVSDKNPFSLQNIISNKKKSPNYMNTMTDEMNRYMYK
- a CDS encoding hypothetical protein, conserved (encoded by transcript PVX_123130A), whose amino-acid sequence is MTRGNQREVDRIRSSKRNDKAKQNSTVKDASKNLNVICKLCRHSFMCTVNPSILKEHHEKKHAKHAYEDCF